In the genome of Candidatus Nealsonbacteria bacterium, the window ATGTTTTGGGCCGGCGAAAAATAACCCTTCTCCCACAGCCGACTCTAATAAAAGATATTTTTCTTCTTCGGTCAGGCCAAACGTTTTTTGAACTACTTCTATAGTAGCCGTAGATTGTTTCATTATGAATTGCATAGCGGAATTGGTGATAATCGGCTGGCCGTAGGTTGATTTCATAAAATCAGCCACATCTTGGGTGACAGTAGTAACCCCCAACCAATATTTTCTCGCTCTTTTAACTAATCCAAACAAGAAAGAAGCGCCATCTTCTTTTTGCATTATCCACCAAGCCTCATCAACCACTAAAATTCTTTTTTTAAGCTCAGACCTGACTTTATTCCAAATATAACGCATTACAATAAACATGGCTATCGGCCGCAGCTCTTCTTCTATGTCTCTAATTCCAAAAACAACCAGATTTCCTTCCATGGAAATATTGGTACGGTTGTTGAAAAAGTCAGCATAGGTTCCCTTGGTGAATTTTCTTATTCTTCTAACTAAAGATTCGGCTCCTTCCATGCCCTCCAAAACTGCTTCCAAATCTTGCATCAAAGGAATTGCTTCTTGCCATGTCCTGTGGTCGGTTTCCGGAGTAATATCTTTTGCGGCATAGGTTTCAGCAAGAGCCTGGTCTATAATCGCATCTTCTTCAGGAGTTAAACCACCGAGCATAATTCTCAAAAGTCCGACCAAATTGATGATGTTTGACCTTAAAACATCATCCGGGTTGTCATCGGCTTGCAATAACGGGAGATCAAAAGGATTTATATGATTATCAGAAGACAAGGAAATGTTAAAAAAGCGGCCTCCAACAGCTTCAGCCAAGGACCTATATTCATTTTCCGGGTCAATAATAATAACATCAACTCCCTGCATTAAAGACCTCAAAACTTCTAATTTAATTGTATAAGATTTTCCTCCGCCGGACGTTCCAAAAATTACTTCGTTCCCGTTGGCCAAAGAAAAACGGTCAAACAAGATAAGGGAATTGTTGTGTTTATTTATTCCATAAAGTACGCCGTCGTTTGAGCTTAAATCAAAAGAAATAAAAGGAAAAACACTGGACAAGGGTCCCGTGTTCATGGGAGTGTAAATTTGCATTTTATCTAAACCGTATGGTGCGCAAGTTAAAAAACCTTCTTTTTGTTGATAGTTAGCCGGTTTAATGTAAATTAATCTTGACTCTAAAATAGAACGCAACGTAGTTTCTATTCTTTTTAATTCTTCTTCGTTTTCGCCATAAATTGTAATATAAACTCCAAGCTTCGCCATCCTTTCTTGGGCAGTTTGAAGCCTTTCTCTTAAGGATTCCAAGTCCTGATAAGCAATTTCCAGGGCAGGGTCTTTTATATACCCTTTTTCTTCTTTTTCAGAAATTTCTGCCTGAACTTCAGTTACTTTTTTTCTTAATTTTCTTAATTCAGGGCCTGTTTCTATCGGATGGATGAAAATAGCAACATCTAGCCGGTCGCTTAAATTAATAATAGGAGATAGCCATCCAGTGTTGATATACCTTGGATATGAAAATATAAAAAAAGACTTGGACAGCCTTTTCCCAA includes:
- a CDS encoding ATP-binding protein, whose protein sequence is MSFFKKTKQNIEPSEREKIVEHSRIDLKDIVSPASIAINYDSINFGKRLSKSFFIFSYPRYINTGWLSPIINLSDRLDVAIFIHPIETGPELRKLRKKVTEVQAEISEKEEKGYIKDPALEIAYQDLESLRERLQTAQERMAKLGVYITIYGENEEELKRIETTLRSILESRLIYIKPANYQQKEGFLTCAPYGLDKMQIYTPMNTGPLSSVFPFISFDLSSNDGVLYGINKHNNSLILFDRFSLANGNEVIFGTSGGGKSYTIKLEVLRSLMQGVDVIIIDPENEYRSLAEAVGGRFFNISLSSDNHINPFDLPLLQADDNPDDVLRSNIINLVGLLRIMLGGLTPEEDAIIDQALAETYAAKDITPETDHRTWQEAIPLMQDLEAVLEGMEGAESLVRRIRKFTKGTYADFFNNRTNISMEGNLVVFGIRDIEEELRPIAMFIVMRYIWNKVRSELKKRILVVDEAWWIMQKEDGASFLFGLVKRARKYWLGVTTVTQDVADFMKSTYGQPIITNSAMQFIMKQSTATIEVVQKTFGLTEEEKYLLLESAVGEGLFFAGPKHVAIKVIASYAEDQFITTSPEELTKIKKAKESLAEEQEE